From the Musa acuminata AAA Group cultivar baxijiao chromosome BXJ3-7, Cavendish_Baxijiao_AAA, whole genome shotgun sequence genome, one window contains:
- the LOC103992068 gene encoding uncharacterized protein LOC103992068: MWRPFLRGEGVAPVQSVPSPSPSRLHLQCRASGGDRWAAMKSLRLVLPRSQVSVPRGIYSRPTVGHGVLGILSAGPRLASFAPVKASSGAAETTSVSYSTIVPGSEAKPGLRRDAVLDSSGDANDMEEKIEKVIYRCRFFTFLAVAGSLMGSVICFLKGCTYVIDSFREYFLSGGKVILMLIEAIDIYLIGTVMLVFGMGLYELFISNLDIAKMSSYGSSLLGLFKLLERPRWLDIQSVNELKTKLGHVIVMVLLVGMFEKSKKVTISSTADLLCFAASILLSSSCLYLLSKLHTTKGSMHA, from the exons ATGTGGCGCCCATTCCTCCGCGGCGAGGGCGTGGCACCGGTGCAATCCGTCCCCTCACCTTCTCCTTCCCGACTCCACCTTCAAT GTCGAGCTTCTGGTGGTGACCGGTGGGCAGCCATGAAGTCCCTCCGCCTCGTCCTTCCCCGTTCCCAAGTCTCTGTGCCACGTGGAATATACAGCAGGCCGACGGTCGGCCATGGAGTGCTCGGAATCCTCTCTGCGGGGCCGAGGCTTGCCTCCTTCGCACCCGTGAAAGCGAGCTCCGGCGCGGCCGAGACTACCTCGGTTTCGTATTCTACCATTGTTCCTGGTTCCGAGGCCAAACCGGGCCTCCGGAGGGATGCCGTGCTCGATTCATCAGGAGACGCTAACGACATGGAAGAGAAGATCGAAAAG GTGATATATAGGTGCCGGTTTTTCACGTTTCTCGCGGTGGCTGGTTCTCTGATGGGTTCCGTAATCTGCTTTCTCAAG GGTTGCACATATGTGATAGATTCATTCAGAGAATATTTTTTGAGTGGTGGGAAAGTAATTCTGATGTTGATCGAAGCCATTG ATATCTATCTTATTGGAACTGTGATGCTCGTCTTTGGAATGGGTCTCTATGAACTCTTCATCAGTAATCTTGACATTGCAAAGATGTCATCCTATGGATCAAGCCTTCTTGGGTTATTCAAACTTCTG GAACGACCAAGGTGGTTAGACATACAGTCCGTCAATGAATTAAAGACCAAGCTGGGGCACGTCATAGTGATGGTACTATTGGTTGGGATGTTCGAGAAGAGCAAGAAGGTGACAATATCTTCTACAGCTGATTTGTTATGCTTTGCGgcatctattctcctctcctcaaGTTGCCTTTATCTTCTATCAAAGCTTCACACCACCAAAGGAAGTATGCATGCCTGA